The Anoxybacillus flavithermus genome has a segment encoding these proteins:
- a CDS encoding 50S ribosomal protein L33 → MRKKVILACSQCLSRNYTTMKNIAHHAERLEMKKFCKTCHTHTIHRETK, encoded by the coding sequence ATGCGCAAAAAAGTGATTTTAGCGTGTAGTCAATGTTTAAGTCGAAACTATACAACGATGAAAAATATAGCTCATCACGCTGAGCGGCTAGAGATGAAAAAGTTTTGTAAAACATGCCATACGCATACGATTCACCGCGAAACGAAGTAG
- a CDS encoding 2-C-methyl-D-erythritol 4-phosphate cytidylyltransferase: MNYHVVIPAAGQGKRMNAGINKQFIEIEGIPVIIHTLRVFERDDFCQGIVLVINDQEREQFVHMLRCFKIKKVNALVSGGEERQQSVYNGLKAVNDGHIVLIHDGARPFVTIKKIHELVQVTKETGAAVLAVPVKDTMKQVIDGHIEKTVDRSSLWAVQTPQAFSMSIILDAHERAKQEQFVGTDDASLVERIGHRVVIVEGEYTNIKLTTPEDLLFAEAILRARGDR; encoded by the coding sequence ATGAATTACCATGTCGTTATACCGGCAGCCGGTCAAGGAAAACGAATGAATGCAGGAATAAACAAACAGTTTATTGAGATTGAAGGGATACCGGTTATTATTCATACGTTACGTGTATTTGAACGGGATGATTTTTGTCAAGGTATTGTGTTAGTTATTAACGATCAAGAACGTGAGCAATTTGTTCATATGCTTCGTTGTTTTAAAATAAAAAAAGTGAATGCCCTCGTTTCAGGAGGGGAAGAGAGACAACAGAGCGTCTACAACGGATTAAAAGCGGTGAATGATGGTCATATTGTGCTCATTCACGACGGTGCCCGTCCGTTTGTAACAATCAAGAAAATTCACGAACTTGTGCAAGTAACAAAAGAAACGGGAGCAGCAGTGTTAGCTGTTCCTGTCAAAGATACGATGAAACAGGTGATCGATGGTCATATTGAAAAAACGGTCGATCGATCGAGCTTGTGGGCTGTCCAAACGCCACAGGCTTTTTCCATGTCAATCATTCTCGATGCTCATGAGCGAGCAAAACAAGAACAGTTTGTTGGAACAGATGATGCCAGTCTTGTAGAGCGGATAGGCCATCGTGTCGTTATTGTCGAAGGTGAGTATACAAACATTAAACTAACGACACCAGAAGATTTATTGTTTGCGGAAGCGATTTTACGTGCGAGAGGGGATCGATGA
- a CDS encoding 50S ribosomal protein L11 has protein sequence MEWEGISLIPHHGLKEVCLVAKKVIKVVKLQIPAGKANPAPPVGPALGQAGVNIMGFCKEFNARTADQAGLIIPVEITVYEDRSFTFITKTPPAAVLLKKAAGIESGSGEPNRNKVATVKRDKVREIAETKMPDLNAASIEAAMRMIEGTARSMGIVIED, from the coding sequence ATGGAGTGGGAGGGAATATCCCTAATACCACATCACGGACTTAAGGAGGTGTGTCTCGTGGCTAAAAAAGTAATTAAAGTTGTCAAATTGCAAATTCCTGCAGGGAAAGCGAATCCAGCACCACCAGTCGGTCCAGCATTAGGTCAAGCTGGTGTTAACATCATGGGATTCTGTAAAGAATTCAACGCTCGTACAGCTGATCAAGCAGGTTTAATTATTCCTGTTGAAATTACGGTATATGAAGACCGTTCATTTACATTTATTACGAAAACTCCACCTGCTGCTGTATTACTTAAAAAAGCGGCTGGTATCGAGTCTGGTTCTGGTGAGCCAAACCGTAATAAAGTGGCAACAGTAAAGCGCGACAAAGTGCGCGAGATTGCTGAAACAAAAATGCCAGACTTAAACGCGGCGAGCATTGAAGCAGCTATGCGCATGATCGAAGGAACAGCGCGCAGCATGGGTATCGTCATCGAAGACTAA
- a CDS encoding DNA repair protein RadA, with product MVKRKTKFVCQHCGYETAKWMGKCPGCHSWNAMVEETEIVKPHTRALFVHTEEIVAKPVSITTVETTQEPRIDTKFTEFNRVLGGGIVRGSLVLIGGDPGIGKSTLLLQICAQLASDAHSVLYISGEESVKQTKLRAERLHVTAEHLYVLSETNLEHIIQTVDEMKPAFVVIDSIQTIYRSEITSAPGSVSQVRECTAELMRLAKTKGIAIFIVGHVTKEGALAGPRILEHMVDTVLYFEGERHHTYRILRAVKNRFGSTNEIGIFEMKEMGLTEVKNPSEIFLEERSKGAAGSTVVASMEGTRPVLVEIQALVSPTSFGTPRRMATGIDHNRVSLLMAVLEKRVGLLLQNQDAYLKVAGGIKLDEPAIDLAIAVSIASSFRDQPTNHTDVVIGEVGLTGEVRRVSRIEQRVQEAAKLGFQRIIIPKSNIGGWNIPKGVEVIGVINVEEALYYALGEGKNRPIF from the coding sequence ATGGTTAAGCGGAAAACAAAGTTCGTTTGCCAACATTGTGGATATGAAACGGCGAAATGGATGGGAAAATGTCCGGGATGCCATTCGTGGAATGCGATGGTTGAAGAAACGGAAATAGTAAAACCACACACTCGAGCATTATTTGTGCATACAGAAGAGATCGTAGCAAAACCCGTATCGATTACAACGGTGGAAACAACGCAGGAGCCGAGAATTGATACGAAGTTTACAGAATTTAACCGCGTGTTAGGGGGCGGCATTGTTCGTGGTTCTCTCGTTTTGATTGGGGGGGATCCGGGTATTGGGAAATCGACGTTGTTGCTACAAATTTGCGCTCAACTCGCAAGCGATGCCCACTCTGTTTTATATATTTCCGGGGAAGAATCGGTAAAACAAACGAAGTTGCGTGCTGAACGGTTGCATGTGACAGCGGAACATTTATACGTTTTATCTGAAACAAACTTAGAACATATTATCCAAACGGTTGATGAGATGAAGCCAGCGTTTGTCGTTATTGATTCCATCCAAACGATATATCGATCAGAAATTACATCGGCCCCAGGGAGCGTTTCACAAGTTCGTGAATGTACGGCAGAGTTAATGAGACTAGCTAAAACAAAAGGTATTGCGATTTTTATAGTTGGGCATGTTACAAAAGAAGGAGCGCTTGCAGGGCCGCGCATTTTAGAACATATGGTTGATACTGTATTATATTTTGAGGGAGAGCGTCATCATACGTATCGTATTTTACGGGCAGTGAAAAATCGATTCGGTTCCACAAATGAAATCGGTATTTTCGAAATGAAAGAAATGGGGCTTACCGAAGTCAAAAACCCATCAGAAATTTTTTTAGAAGAGCGTTCGAAAGGTGCAGCTGGGTCAACGGTCGTCGCTTCCATGGAAGGGACGAGGCCGGTGTTAGTGGAAATTCAAGCGTTAGTATCACCGACTAGTTTTGGAACACCGCGTCGAATGGCGACAGGAATAGACCATAATCGCGTATCTCTTCTTATGGCTGTGCTTGAAAAAAGGGTCGGTCTACTTCTTCAAAACCAAGATGCTTATTTAAAGGTAGCTGGTGGCATAAAGTTAGATGAACCTGCGATTGATTTAGCGATTGCGGTAAGCATTGCATCTAGTTTTCGTGATCAACCAACAAATCATACGGATGTCGTTATTGGGGAAGTCGGATTGACAGGTGAGGTGCGTCGTGTCTCCCGCATTGAACAGCGTGTACAAGAAGCTGCTAAGCTTGGTTTTCAGCGAATCATTATTCCGAAAAGCAACATCGGTGGGTGGAACATTCCAAAAGGCGTCGAAGTTATTGGAGTAATCAACGTAGAAGAAGCGCTATACTACGCGCTAGGGGAGGGGAAAAATCGCCCAATATTTTAA
- a CDS encoding glutamate--tRNA ligase — translation MTQEVRVRYAPSPTGHLHIGGARTALFNYLFARHHHGKFIVRIEDTDIERNVEGGEQSQLENLKWLGIEYDESVDKDGGYGPYRQTERLHIYRQYTNELLEKGYAYKCFCTPEELEQEREAQKAAGIAAPQYSGKCRHLTPEQVQQLESEGKPYTIRLKVPEGKVYEFEDMVRGHVSFESKDIGDWVIVKANGIPTYNFAVVIDDHLMKITHVFRGEEHLSNTPKQLMVYEYFGWEPPKYAHLTLIVNENRKKLSKRDESIIQFVSQYKELGYLPEAMFNFFALLGWSPEGEEEIFTKEELIRIFDVSRLSKSPSMFDKQKLTWMNNQYIKKLDLDRLVELSLPHLIRAGRLPEQMTDEQKQWARDLVALYQEQMSYGAEIVELSDLFFKQEIEYDEEAKAVLAGEQVPNVLKAFYEQMEQLATFDSEHIKAAIKAVQKETGQKGKNLFMPIRVAVTGQTHGPELPEAIRLLGKETVMSRLAQFIR, via the coding sequence ATGACACAGGAAGTAAGGGTGCGCTACGCGCCAAGTCCGACGGGTCATTTACATATTGGCGGTGCGCGCACAGCGTTGTTTAACTATTTGTTTGCTCGTCACCATCACGGGAAATTTATCGTTCGCATTGAAGATACAGATATTGAGCGGAATGTAGAAGGTGGCGAACAATCACAGCTTGAAAACTTGAAATGGCTCGGTATTGAATATGATGAATCGGTAGACAAAGACGGAGGATATGGTCCTTATCGTCAAACGGAGCGTCTGCATATTTATCGCCAATATACGAACGAATTGTTAGAAAAAGGATATGCGTATAAATGTTTTTGTACGCCTGAGGAGCTAGAGCAAGAGCGTGAGGCACAAAAAGCGGCGGGCATTGCGGCACCGCAATATAGTGGCAAATGCCGTCATTTAACGCCAGAGCAAGTTCAACAGCTTGAATCTGAAGGAAAACCGTATACGATTCGTTTAAAAGTACCGGAAGGAAAAGTATATGAATTTGAAGATATGGTGCGCGGTCATGTATCATTTGAATCGAAGGACATTGGCGATTGGGTTATCGTAAAGGCCAATGGCATCCCGACGTACAACTTCGCTGTCGTCATTGACGATCATTTAATGAAAATTACACATGTATTCCGCGGTGAAGAACATTTATCAAACACACCGAAACAGTTAATGGTGTATGAATATTTCGGATGGGAGCCACCAAAATACGCCCATTTAACATTAATTGTAAATGAAAATCGTAAAAAATTATCAAAGCGCGATGAGTCAATTATTCAATTTGTTTCTCAATATAAAGAACTTGGATATTTACCAGAAGCGATGTTTAACTTTTTTGCGCTATTAGGTTGGTCGCCAGAAGGGGAAGAAGAAATTTTCACGAAAGAAGAGCTTATTCGCATTTTTGATGTGTCCCGTTTATCAAAATCGCCATCGATGTTTGATAAACAAAAGCTGACATGGATGAACAATCAATATATCAAAAAACTTGATTTAGATCGGTTAGTGGAACTATCGCTTCCTCATTTAATTCGAGCAGGGCGCTTGCCGGAACAAATGACCGATGAGCAAAAACAGTGGGCTCGTGATTTAGTCGCACTATATCAGGAGCAAATGAGCTACGGCGCTGAAATCGTTGAGCTATCAGATTTGTTCTTTAAACAAGAAATCGAGTATGATGAAGAGGCAAAGGCTGTTTTAGCTGGCGAACAAGTGCCGAATGTATTAAAAGCATTCTATGAGCAAATGGAACAGCTTGCAACCTTTGATAGTGAGCACATTAAAGCAGCGATTAAAGCGGTACAAAAAGAAACGGGGCAAAAAGGGAAAAACTTATTCATGCCGATTCGCGTAGCGGTTACAGGGCAAACACACGGTCCAGAGCTTCCGGAGGCGATTCGTTTGCTTGGAAAAGAAACGGTTATGTCTCGATTAGCACAATTCATCCGTTAA
- a CDS encoding transcription termination/antitermination protein NusG, protein MEKNWYVIHTYSGYENKVKTNLEKRVESMGMQDKIFRVVVPEEEETDTKGGKKKVVKKKVFPGYVLVEMIMTDDSWYVVRNTPGVTGFVGSAGAGSKPTPLLEEEVSAILKRMGVDLIELDFDFELNEAVRIKEGPFANFVGTIQEIEMDKQKVTVLVDMFGRETPVELDFSQIEKI, encoded by the coding sequence ATGGAAAAGAATTGGTATGTTATTCATACGTACTCGGGTTATGAAAATAAAGTAAAAACGAACTTAGAAAAGCGTGTTGAATCGATGGGTATGCAAGATAAAATTTTTCGTGTCGTTGTGCCTGAGGAGGAAGAAACAGACACAAAAGGCGGAAAAAAGAAAGTCGTCAAAAAGAAAGTGTTTCCTGGTTACGTACTTGTCGAAATGATTATGACAGACGACTCTTGGTATGTCGTTCGTAATACGCCGGGGGTAACAGGATTTGTTGGTTCAGCTGGTGCCGGATCTAAACCGACGCCGTTGTTGGAAGAAGAAGTTTCCGCGATTTTAAAACGAATGGGCGTTGATTTAATTGAGCTGGATTTTGATTTTGAATTAAATGAAGCGGTTCGTATTAAAGAAGGTCCATTTGCGAATTTTGTTGGAACGATCCAAGAAATCGAAATGGACAAGCAAAAAGTAACTGTACTCGTTGACATGTTCGGACGTGAAACACCAGTAGAGCTTGACTTTTCGCAAATTGAAAAAATATAA
- a CDS encoding 2-C-methyl-D-erythritol 2,4-cyclodiphosphate synthase gives MYRIGQGFDVHQFAEGRPLIIGGINIPYEKGLLGHSDADVLLHAIADACLGAIGQGDIGKHFPDTDEAYKDADSAVLLQRVWSLVRQHGYTLVNVDCTIIAQKPKMAPYIPNMQKRIAELLEGDISQVNVKATTTEKLGFTGREEGMAAQAVVLLQKNNE, from the coding sequence ATGTATCGAATTGGACAAGGGTTTGATGTCCATCAGTTTGCTGAAGGGCGTCCACTTATTATTGGTGGAATCAACATTCCGTATGAGAAAGGATTGCTCGGACATTCTGATGCGGATGTGTTGTTACATGCGATTGCTGATGCTTGTTTAGGAGCGATCGGCCAAGGAGATATTGGAAAGCATTTTCCTGATACAGATGAAGCATATAAAGATGCTGACTCTGCGGTTCTGTTGCAACGTGTGTGGAGCCTTGTAAGGCAACATGGATATACGCTTGTGAATGTGGACTGCACAATTATTGCACAAAAGCCAAAAATGGCTCCATATATTCCAAATATGCAAAAACGAATTGCTGAATTGTTAGAAGGGGATATTTCACAAGTTAACGTCAAGGCGACGACAACAGAAAAACTTGGCTTCACAGGGAGAGAGGAAGGAATGGCTGCACAAGCTGTTGTTTTGTTACAAAAAAATAATGAATGA
- a CDS encoding cysteine--tRNA ligase: MSIQVYNTLTRKKEPFIPLEPNKVKMYVCGPTVYNYIHIGNARPAIVFDTIRRYLQFRGYEVQYVSNFTDVDDKLIRAARELGEDVPTIAERFIEAYFEDITALGCKKADVHPRVTENIDTIIQFIEQLIEKGYAYEVDGDVYYRTRRFSDYGKLSHQSVDELKSGARIEVGEKKEDPLDFALWKAAKEGEIYWDSPWGKGRPGWHIECSAMARKYLGDTIDIHAGGQDLTFPHHENEIAQSEALTGKPFAKYWLHNGYINIDNEKMSKSLGNFILVHDIIKQVDPQVLRFFMLSVHYRHPINYSQPLLESARSGLERLKTAYANLKHRLESSTNLTTNDEQWLAKIEELRNEFIREMDDDFNTANGIAVLFELAKQANVYLMENHTSQQVIQAFLQQFEQLFDVLGLSLQQDELLDEEIEALIQQRIEARKNRDFALADRIRDELKAKNIILEDTPQGTRWRRG, translated from the coding sequence ATGAGCATTCAAGTGTATAATACGTTGACGAGGAAAAAAGAACCGTTTATCCCGTTAGAACCAAATAAAGTGAAAATGTATGTATGCGGTCCAACAGTATACAACTACATTCATATTGGAAACGCTCGCCCAGCCATCGTATTCGATACGATTCGTCGTTACTTACAATTTCGTGGCTATGAAGTGCAATACGTCTCGAATTTCACAGATGTAGACGATAAGCTTATTCGGGCAGCGAGGGAATTAGGTGAAGACGTACCGACCATTGCGGAACGATTTATTGAGGCTTACTTTGAAGATATTACAGCACTCGGTTGCAAAAAAGCGGACGTCCATCCGCGTGTCACCGAAAACATTGATACAATTATTCAATTTATTGAACAACTGATCGAAAAAGGGTATGCGTATGAAGTGGACGGTGACGTATATTATCGAACGCGTCGTTTCTCTGACTACGGAAAATTATCTCACCAATCGGTCGATGAATTAAAATCAGGTGCTCGTATTGAAGTAGGAGAGAAAAAAGAAGACCCTCTTGATTTTGCTTTATGGAAAGCGGCAAAAGAAGGTGAAATTTATTGGGATAGTCCATGGGGGAAAGGTCGTCCGGGCTGGCATATCGAATGCTCCGCGATGGCACGTAAATATTTAGGGGATACGATTGATATTCATGCTGGGGGACAAGATTTAACGTTCCCGCACCACGAAAATGAAATTGCCCAATCTGAGGCGTTAACAGGAAAGCCTTTTGCGAAATATTGGTTGCATAACGGCTACATTAATATCGATAATGAAAAAATGTCAAAATCGCTTGGGAACTTTATTTTAGTGCACGATATTATTAAGCAAGTTGATCCGCAAGTGCTACGTTTCTTTATGCTTTCGGTTCATTATCGCCATCCGATCAACTATAGCCAACCGTTGCTTGAAAGTGCAAGAAGCGGGTTGGAGCGCTTAAAGACAGCATATGCGAACTTAAAACACCGTTTAGAAAGTAGCACGAATTTAACGACAAATGATGAACAATGGCTAGCAAAAATTGAGGAATTAAGAAACGAGTTTATTCGCGAAATGGATGATGATTTTAATACCGCAAACGGGATCGCGGTTTTGTTTGAGCTAGCGAAACAAGCAAATGTCTACTTAATGGAAAATCATACGTCGCAACAAGTTATTCAAGCCTTTTTACAACAGTTTGAACAGCTTTTTGATGTGCTAGGCCTTTCTTTACAACAAGATGAGTTGCTTGATGAGGAAATTGAAGCGCTTATCCAACAACGCATTGAAGCACGGAAAAATCGCGATTTTGCATTAGCTGACCGCATTCGCGATGAATTAAAGGCAAAAAACATTATTTTAGAAGATACACCACAAGGGACGAGATGGAGAAGAGGATAA
- a CDS encoding serine O-acetyltransferase: MFKTLKEDIEVIFEQDPAARSYLEVVLTYSGLHAIWAHRIAHALYKRKFYFLARLISQISRFFTGIEIHPGAKIGRRFFIDHGMGVVIGETCEIGDNVTVYQGVTLGGTGKEKGKRHPTIKDNCLIATGAKVLGSITIGENSKIGAGSVVLKDVPPNSTVVGIPGRVVVQNGVRVNKDLNHCDLPDPIADRFKELEAEIEQLKTQLEELKKGTVNHEHSSV, encoded by the coding sequence ATGTTTAAAACTTTAAAAGAAGATATTGAAGTTATTTTTGAACAAGATCCGGCAGCAAGAAGTTATTTAGAAGTTGTTTTAACGTACTCAGGTTTACATGCCATTTGGGCACATCGCATTGCCCACGCGCTTTATAAGCGAAAATTTTATTTTTTAGCGCGCCTCATTTCGCAAATTAGTCGCTTTTTTACGGGTATTGAAATTCATCCCGGCGCGAAGATCGGTCGGCGCTTTTTCATCGATCATGGTATGGGAGTTGTCATTGGAGAAACGTGCGAAATTGGTGATAACGTGACAGTGTACCAAGGTGTCACGCTTGGAGGAACAGGAAAAGAAAAAGGAAAACGTCATCCGACCATTAAAGATAATTGTTTGATTGCGACTGGTGCCAAAGTACTTGGCTCCATTACTATTGGAGAAAACAGTAAAATCGGAGCCGGCTCGGTCGTGTTGAAAGATGTGCCACCGAACTCAACAGTCGTTGGAATTCCAGGTCGCGTCGTTGTGCAAAATGGCGTGCGGGTTAATAAAGATTTAAATCATTGTGATTTACCGGATCCAATTGCAGATCGTTTTAAAGAGTTAGAAGCAGAAATCGAGCAACTAAAAACACAATTAGAAGAACTAAAGAAAGGAACGGTGAACCATGAGCATTCAAGTGTATAA
- a CDS encoding preprotein translocase subunit SecE → MQRVTKFFREVVREMKKVSWPKRKELVNYTITVLATVAFFTVFFAVVDLGISELVRFILE, encoded by the coding sequence ATGCAACGAGTAACGAAATTTTTCCGCGAAGTTGTTCGCGAGATGAAAAAAGTCAGCTGGCCAAAACGAAAAGAACTAGTGAACTATACGATTACCGTTTTAGCCACAGTAGCGTTTTTTACTGTATTTTTTGCTGTTGTTGATTTAGGAATTTCAGAGTTAGTTCGTTTTATACTTGAATAG
- a CDS encoding RNA polymerase sporulation sigma factor SigH, with protein MSANANEKQQSRYEQLEDEMIVELVHQGDSEALDYLIHKYKNFVRAKARSYFLVGADREDIVQEGMIGLYKAIRDFKEDKQSSFKAFAELCITRQMITAIKMATRQKHIPLNCYVSLDKPIYEDDSARTLMDVLSGTKITNPEELIINREEFNHIEEKMTELLSDLERKVLLLYLEGRSYQEISEELNRHVKSIDNALQRVKRKLEKYVEIQGIHL; from the coding sequence GTGAGCGCAAATGCAAACGAAAAACAACAAAGCCGTTACGAACAATTAGAAGATGAAATGATTGTAGAACTCGTACATCAAGGTGATAGTGAGGCGCTTGATTACTTAATTCATAAGTATAAAAATTTTGTTCGAGCGAAAGCACGTTCATATTTTTTAGTCGGTGCAGATCGCGAAGATATTGTGCAAGAAGGAATGATCGGGCTATATAAAGCGATCCGGGATTTCAAAGAAGATAAGCAATCTTCATTTAAGGCGTTTGCGGAGCTATGTATTACTCGACAAATGATCACAGCTATTAAAATGGCTACGCGCCAAAAACACATTCCACTCAATTGTTACGTTTCATTGGACAAGCCGATTTACGAAGATGATTCTGCCCGTACATTGATGGACGTTCTTTCGGGAACGAAAATAACAAACCCTGAAGAGTTAATTATTAATAGAGAAGAGTTCAATCACATTGAAGAAAAGATGACCGAGCTACTCAGCGATTTAGAAAGAAAAGTGCTTCTTCTTTATTTAGAAGGTCGATCATATCAAGAAATTTCGGAAGAGCTCAATCGTCACGTGAAATCCATCGATAACGCACTACAGCGCGTGAAACGCAAACTAGAAAAGTATGTAGAAATTCAAGGAATTCATTTATAA
- a CDS encoding PIN domain nuclease, translating into MLKRIVQASFLITGGMLGIIFFPTLLKLLHLNDVPYVDSPYVAAPVGAVIVFLLTFWLVDHVVGLIHWMEETLVKAPVTDLLFGSLGLIFGLIVAFLIVIPLNSIQIPPVNTILPIFLTLLLGYLGFQVGFKKRDELMNLFSLPNRSGKKKGSEEEEKKGKSLKILDTSVIIDGRIADICQTGFLEGTIVIPRFVLEELQHIADSSDALKRNRGRRGLDILNRIQKELAINVEIYEGDFEGIQEVDSKLVKLAQLTSGVVVTNDFNLNKVCELQNVPVLNINDLANAVKPIVLPGEELNVHVIKDGKEQNQGVAYLDDGTMIVVEDGKEYIGKRVDVLVTSVLQTSAGRMIFAKLKLLEKAL; encoded by the coding sequence GTGTTAAAACGAATTGTGCAAGCATCTTTTTTAATTACTGGGGGAATGCTAGGAATTATTTTCTTTCCTACTTTGTTAAAACTATTGCATCTAAACGATGTTCCTTATGTCGATAGCCCGTATGTGGCGGCCCCAGTTGGTGCGGTTATCGTATTCCTTCTCACGTTTTGGTTAGTCGATCATGTGGTTGGACTTATTCATTGGATGGAAGAAACGTTAGTCAAAGCACCTGTAACAGATTTGTTATTCGGGAGTCTCGGTTTAATTTTTGGGCTCATTGTTGCCTTTTTGATTGTTATTCCGTTAAACTCTATTCAAATTCCGCCTGTGAATACGATACTGCCCATTTTCCTTACACTGTTACTAGGGTACTTAGGATTTCAAGTCGGATTTAAAAAGCGTGATGAGTTAATGAACTTATTTTCTTTACCAAATCGAAGCGGAAAGAAGAAAGGTAGCGAAGAGGAAGAGAAAAAGGGGAAATCGTTAAAAATTTTAGATACGAGTGTCATCATTGACGGTCGCATTGCGGACATTTGTCAGACGGGCTTTTTGGAAGGGACGATCGTTATACCGCGTTTTGTCCTAGAAGAATTGCAACATATTGCTGATTCTTCGGATGCATTAAAAAGAAATCGCGGGCGGAGAGGATTAGATATTTTAAATCGCATTCAAAAAGAGTTAGCTATTAACGTTGAAATATATGAAGGCGACTTTGAAGGAATCCAGGAAGTTGATAGCAAGCTTGTCAAGTTAGCACAATTGACATCAGGAGTTGTTGTTACAAACGACTTTAATTTAAATAAAGTATGCGAACTACAAAATGTTCCCGTATTAAATATTAACGACTTAGCGAACGCGGTCAAACCGATCGTTCTTCCGGGGGAGGAATTGAATGTTCACGTCATTAAAGACGGAAAAGAACAAAATCAAGGCGTTGCCTATTTAGATGATGGAACGATGATCGTTGTAGAGGACGGAAAAGAGTACATTGGGAAACGAGTCGATGTGCTTGTGACGAGCGTCTTACAAACTTCGGCTGGAAGAATGATTTTTGCAAAATTAAAACTACTTGAAAAAGCACTATGA
- a CDS encoding 23S rRNA (guanosine(2251)-2'-O)-methyltransferase RlmB, whose amino-acid sequence MDLIIGKNPVLEALKSGREMNKIWIAEGSQRGQMQSIIQLAKEMGITVQYVPKKKMDQLSDGNHQGVIAQVAAYRYYDIDDLFKKAEGQGEAPFFIILDELEDPHNLGSIMRTADAVGAHGIIIPKRRSVSLTATVAKASTGAIEYVPVARVTNLARTVDELKERGVWIFGTDAKGTQDYRQLDGVIPLALVIGSEGKGISRLLRDKCDVLVRLPMIGHVTSLNASVAASLLMYEVYRKRHPLGE is encoded by the coding sequence ATGGATCTCATTATTGGTAAAAACCCGGTGTTAGAGGCATTAAAATCTGGACGAGAAATGAATAAAATATGGATTGCTGAAGGCTCACAACGTGGTCAAATGCAATCGATCATTCAGCTCGCAAAAGAGATGGGTATTACGGTACAATATGTTCCTAAAAAAAAGATGGATCAATTAAGTGACGGCAATCATCAAGGGGTCATTGCGCAAGTTGCTGCATACCGATACTATGACATAGATGATTTATTTAAAAAGGCAGAAGGGCAAGGGGAAGCACCATTTTTTATTATTTTAGATGAGCTTGAAGATCCACACAATTTAGGATCAATCATGCGAACAGCTGATGCGGTAGGTGCCCATGGCATCATTATCCCGAAGCGCCGCTCAGTTAGTTTAACTGCAACGGTAGCGAAGGCATCAACGGGTGCGATTGAATATGTACCTGTTGCGCGGGTGACAAACTTAGCGAGAACGGTAGATGAATTAAAAGAGCGGGGGGTTTGGATTTTTGGAACGGACGCAAAAGGAACTCAAGATTATCGTCAACTTGATGGGGTCATTCCGTTAGCCTTAGTTATCGGTAGTGAAGGGAAAGGAATAAGCCGTTTATTACGAGATAAATGCGATGTGCTCGTTCGTTTGCCGATGATAGGACATGTCACATCGTTAAATGCCTCGGTTGCGGCGAGCTTGTTAATGTATGAGGTGTACCGAAAGCGTCATCCATTGGGTGAGTAA
- a CDS encoding ribonuclease III, whose translation MLHLFNKMKDFQQLNGLTLAYIGDAVYELFVRHHLLTLGKVKPNDLHNLAKTYVCAKAQAKVLQWLLNHNQLSEQEMAIVRRGRNAKSGSTPKNTDVQTYRQSTGLEALIGYHFLSGNEERLYQLMQSALHVHQNDEERRK comes from the coding sequence ATGTTGCATTTGTTTAACAAAATGAAAGATTTTCAGCAGTTAAACGGTTTAACGTTAGCCTACATTGGTGATGCCGTATACGAATTATTCGTACGGCATCACCTTCTGACCTTAGGAAAAGTAAAACCAAACGATTTACACAACTTAGCAAAAACGTACGTTTGTGCGAAGGCGCAGGCGAAAGTATTACAATGGTTGCTCAATCATAACCAACTTTCTGAGCAGGAAATGGCTATTGTTCGAAGAGGTCGTAATGCAAAATCAGGGAGTACCCCGAAAAATACAGATGTACAAACGTACCGTCAAAGTACAGGGCTCGAAGCATTAATCGGTTACCATTTTTTGAGCGGAAATGAAGAACGACTTTACCAATTAATGCAGTCGGCGTTACATGTACATCAAAACGATGAGGAAAGGAGGAAGTAA